In one window of Legionella fallonii LLAP-10 DNA:
- the tdh gene encoding L-threonine 3-dehydrogenase, with product MKSLVKAKKERGIWMHDVPTPEYGVNDVLIKIKKTAICGTDIHIYNWDDWAQATIPVPMTVGHEFYGEIVEVGQEVQGLKVGQRVSGEGHITCGFCRNCRAGKRHLCRNTLGVGVNRPGCFAEYLSLPASNVIVLPDNITGAQASIFDPLGNATHCALAFDVVGEDVLITGAGPIGIMAVAIVKHIGARHVVITDVNELRLDLARKMGATKAVNVQHEKLSDVMAELGMTEGFDVGLEMSGNPTALNDLMKAMNHGGHVAMLGIPPQETAIDWNQVIFKGLVIKGIYGREMYETWYKMIAMIQSGLNIEPIMTHHFPVDDYREAFEIMASGQSGKVILDW from the coding sequence ATGAAATCATTAGTGAAAGCAAAAAAAGAGCGTGGCATTTGGATGCACGACGTGCCGACTCCTGAATATGGCGTTAATGATGTACTAATTAAAATTAAGAAAACAGCCATTTGTGGTACGGACATCCATATCTACAATTGGGATGATTGGGCGCAAGCTACTATCCCGGTTCCTATGACAGTAGGTCACGAGTTTTATGGCGAAATTGTTGAAGTTGGTCAGGAAGTCCAGGGATTAAAAGTAGGGCAAAGAGTTTCTGGTGAGGGGCATATAACCTGTGGTTTTTGTCGTAACTGTCGTGCTGGGAAACGTCATTTATGCCGTAACACTTTAGGGGTTGGTGTCAATAGACCAGGATGTTTTGCCGAATATTTATCTCTTCCTGCATCAAATGTCATTGTTCTTCCAGATAATATCACTGGAGCACAGGCGTCAATTTTTGATCCTCTTGGTAATGCAACTCATTGTGCCTTGGCCTTTGATGTTGTTGGAGAAGACGTACTAATTACTGGTGCTGGTCCAATTGGAATTATGGCAGTTGCTATTGTCAAACATATCGGAGCTCGACATGTAGTAATTACCGATGTGAATGAGTTGCGACTCGACTTGGCCCGTAAAATGGGGGCAACTAAAGCCGTTAATGTTCAGCATGAGAAATTAAGTGACGTGATGGCTGAATTAGGTATGACCGAAGGGTTTGATGTCGGTTTGGAAATGTCAGGCAATCCTACGGCTTTAAATGATCTGATGAAGGCTATGAATCATGGCGGTCACGTGGCTATGCTTGGTATTCCTCCACAAGAGACTGCTATAGATTGGAATCAGGTTATTTTTAAAGGTTTGGTTATCAAAGGGATTTATGGCCGTGAGATGTATGAAACCTGGTATAAAATGATTGCCATGATTCAAAGCGGTTTGAATATAGAACCCATCATGACTCATCATTTTCCAGTTGATGATTATCGGGAAGCTTTTGAAATTATGGCTTCAGGACAATCTGGAAAAGTGATACTGGATTGGTAG
- a CDS encoding DotI/IcmL family type IV secretion protein → MKRTMLWGALFTLMCTQVQAEGTQPPTQTQNPGSAAMPVTNPTPVTTQTTPNTQPMQGTQQVQPQVQNPSQTVVQPQNQGQPTPAQVQNPHQAQPGQQTTVTQPQAQPAPVINCEYKISAQTKSIEQSLVLTWSEKAVVQAFDFAPATLDSQMQKLKLCFTEQGWAGFNSALEKSGNIEAIKTQKLTVSSQLDGQPQVTEAKGNQWKITLPLQVVYQNDKEKVTQLLNVNVTVGRKMSGDLGIAQMIATPRTPGATQQPSGSATPNKENPTPTTSGTPPTNQQQPTTTAPH, encoded by the coding sequence ATGAAGAGAACCATGCTGTGGGGAGCTTTATTTACTTTGATGTGTACTCAAGTACAAGCAGAAGGGACTCAGCCACCTACGCAAACGCAAAACCCAGGTTCCGCCGCCATGCCAGTGACTAATCCAACACCGGTCACTACGCAAACCACACCGAATACACAACCAATGCAGGGAACTCAACAGGTTCAACCACAAGTACAAAACCCATCGCAAACAGTTGTTCAGCCACAAAATCAAGGCCAACCAACCCCTGCTCAAGTACAAAATCCACATCAAGCCCAACCAGGACAGCAAACCACAGTAACTCAACCACAAGCACAACCAGCTCCAGTGATCAATTGCGAATATAAAATTTCTGCGCAAACGAAAAGTATTGAACAATCTTTAGTTTTAACTTGGTCTGAAAAAGCAGTAGTGCAAGCCTTTGACTTTGCTCCAGCAACTTTAGATTCACAAATGCAAAAACTAAAACTTTGTTTTACTGAGCAAGGATGGGCGGGTTTTAATTCAGCATTAGAAAAATCAGGCAATATAGAAGCAATTAAAACACAAAAACTAACGGTAAGTAGCCAACTCGATGGCCAACCACAAGTAACTGAAGCGAAAGGCAATCAGTGGAAAATCACATTACCACTGCAAGTGGTTTACCAAAACGATAAAGAAAAAGTAACACAATTACTTAATGTTAATGTAACCGTTGGACGCAAAATGTCCGGGGATCTGGGAATTGCTCAAATGATCGCTACCCCAAGAACGCCTGGAGCTACGCAACAACCTAGTGGTTCAGCTACACCAAACAAAGAAAATCCTACTCCAACCACATCAGGTACTCCACCGACAAACCAGCAGCAGCCCACCACAACTGCACCTCACTAA
- a CDS encoding L,D-transpeptidase yields MNKLFWAALALCLGLSSCVEYDESTLITDDAGYVHRTTHYLKDKRGRNYFPMQIKATGEKEFIFDPKASAWAAYDEEGKRVMTGSGSAGVDFCEEDSSKSCRTVTGTFRIYNKRGKECRSGEYPVDTKGGAKMPYCMYFYQGFTIHAAYEVPEHPSSHGCVRILPSAAKWLNEEFLRVGARVTILAYPDQNGVKRAVPVQQR; encoded by the coding sequence ATGAATAAGTTGTTTTGGGCGGCTTTAGCGCTTTGTCTTGGTTTATCCTCATGCGTTGAATATGATGAATCTACTTTAATTACTGATGACGCCGGATATGTACATAGAACTACTCATTATTTAAAGGATAAAAGAGGGCGCAATTATTTCCCTATGCAAATCAAAGCCACTGGAGAAAAAGAGTTTATTTTTGATCCTAAAGCGTCTGCATGGGCTGCCTATGATGAAGAGGGTAAGCGTGTGATGACCGGGAGTGGTTCCGCAGGTGTTGATTTTTGTGAAGAAGATTCATCTAAATCGTGCAGAACCGTAACTGGTACTTTCCGTATCTATAATAAACGAGGAAAGGAATGTCGCTCAGGCGAGTATCCAGTCGATACTAAAGGTGGAGCAAAAATGCCTTACTGCATGTATTTTTATCAAGGATTTACTATCCATGCAGCTTATGAAGTCCCAGAGCACCCATCAAGCCACGGTTGCGTACGTATTCTTCCCAGTGCTGCAAAATGGCTTAACGAAGAGTTTTTACGTGTAGGCGCTAGAGTGACTATTCTTGCATACCCAGATCAAAATGGTGTGAAAAGAGCGGTGCCGGTGCAACAACGTTAA
- a CDS encoding glycine C-acetyltransferase gives MLEQFTNFLQTELETLKADGLYKAERIISSQQQADVMVNNKEVINLCANNYLGLANDAQLIAEGQKALSEYGYGMASVRFICGTQTPHKQLEQKISQFLGKEDTILYSSCFDANTGLFETLLGEEDAIISDALNHASIIDGIRLCKAARYRYANNDMKALEEQLIAAKNARFRLIATDGVFSMDGILANLPAICELADKYDAMVMVDDSHAVGFMGETGRGTPEHFGVSDRIDIITGTLGKALGGASGGYTSANRVIVDWLRQRSRPYLFSNTLAPMIAQTSCVVLDNLMKSNHLAEKLKSNSRYFREGMTRLGFNLIPGEHAIIPVMLGDAALAGRIANRLLELGIYVVGFSYPVVPKGLARIRTQMSAALDMDHLDKALQAFETVGKEFSVI, from the coding sequence GTGCTTGAGCAATTCACTAATTTTTTGCAAACTGAATTGGAAACATTAAAAGCTGATGGCTTATATAAAGCAGAGCGTATTATTTCTAGTCAGCAACAAGCAGATGTAATGGTCAATAATAAAGAGGTTATCAATCTTTGTGCTAACAATTATTTGGGCTTAGCTAACGATGCACAATTAATTGCTGAAGGCCAGAAGGCCTTGAGTGAATACGGTTATGGCATGGCATCTGTTCGTTTTATCTGTGGAACTCAAACTCCTCATAAACAACTAGAACAAAAGATCAGCCAATTTTTAGGCAAAGAAGATACTATATTATATTCATCTTGTTTTGATGCGAATACCGGTCTTTTTGAAACCTTATTAGGGGAAGAGGACGCGATAATCAGCGACGCATTAAACCATGCCAGTATTATTGATGGAATTAGATTATGTAAGGCTGCGCGATACCGATACGCCAATAATGATATGAAAGCCTTAGAGGAGCAATTAATTGCGGCGAAGAACGCCCGTTTTCGTTTGATTGCTACTGATGGCGTGTTTTCTATGGATGGTATTCTGGCGAACCTACCTGCTATTTGTGAGTTGGCTGATAAGTACGATGCTATGGTCATGGTCGATGATTCTCACGCGGTTGGATTCATGGGCGAGACAGGTAGAGGAACTCCAGAACATTTCGGAGTAAGTGATCGAATTGATATTATTACCGGAACTCTCGGTAAAGCGTTAGGAGGTGCTTCTGGCGGTTACACTTCCGCAAATCGTGTCATCGTCGATTGGTTGCGTCAACGTTCCAGACCTTATCTATTTTCTAATACCTTAGCGCCAATGATTGCCCAAACTTCTTGTGTTGTTTTAGATAACTTGATGAAAAGTAATCATTTAGCTGAAAAATTAAAAAGTAATAGTCGTTACTTCCGTGAGGGGATGACACGATTAGGGTTTAACTTAATCCCTGGCGAACATGCCATTATTCCTGTCATGTTAGGTGATGCGGCTTTAGCCGGGCGTATAGCCAATCGTTTATTAGAATTAGGTATTTACGTTGTTGGTTTTTCTTATCCAGTAGTGCCAAAAGGTTTGGCGCGAATTCGTACTCAAATGTCTGCTGCTCTTGATATGGATCATTTAGATAAAGCGCTTCAGGCTTTTGAGACGGTAGGCAAGGAATTTTCTGTTATATAG
- a CDS encoding SDR family NAD(P)-dependent oxidoreductase, giving the protein MSVIICSNLLITDGVGVFIITGGGSGIGKALALTLAKQGKAVLIVGRREQALQETASVSSLIKYLCADVSTNEGLQSIKAYVDNVPQLSGLVNNAGTLGPIVPIQEMKHEEWHHTLRTNVDAPFFLSQLLYDKLSNGRVLNIGSQAAYFAIKGWSAYCASKATLAMLSQCWQLESQSVAFASVKPGIIDTDMQTIARTGVNMDPEHTRFYRRLKENSRLIAPETVAEFLAWLLLGVDRGTYVSQEWDIYDTGHHSNWLRPPHQVLHWDF; this is encoded by the coding sequence ATGTCTGTTATCATTTGCAGCAATTTATTGATAACGGATGGAGTTGGTGTGTTTATTATTACAGGCGGAGGCAGTGGTATAGGAAAAGCCCTAGCTCTGACTTTAGCAAAACAGGGAAAAGCGGTATTAATCGTTGGACGCCGAGAGCAAGCATTGCAAGAAACTGCATCTGTTTCTTCATTAATTAAATATCTTTGCGCGGATGTTTCTACTAATGAAGGGTTACAATCAATTAAAGCCTATGTGGATAATGTGCCGCAACTTTCTGGGTTAGTTAATAATGCCGGTACCTTGGGGCCTATAGTGCCTATCCAAGAAATGAAGCACGAGGAATGGCATCATACCTTACGAACTAACGTGGATGCCCCGTTTTTTTTGTCACAACTTTTGTATGATAAATTGAGCAATGGTCGCGTTTTAAATATTGGTTCTCAGGCTGCTTATTTTGCTATTAAAGGATGGTCAGCGTATTGTGCTTCCAAAGCCACTTTAGCCATGTTGTCACAGTGTTGGCAATTGGAGTCACAATCAGTTGCTTTTGCAAGCGTAAAACCTGGAATCATAGATACTGATATGCAGACTATTGCAAGGACTGGGGTCAATATGGATCCAGAACACACTCGTTTTTATCGACGTCTAAAAGAAAATAGTCGATTAATAGCACCGGAAACAGTAGCGGAATTTTTAGCGTGGTTATTACTAGGCGTTGATCGAGGGACTTATGTATCCCAAGAATGGGATATCTATGATACCGGGCATCACAGTAATTGGTTAAGACCGCCGCATCAGGTATTACATTGGGATTTTTAA
- a CDS encoding protein-L-isoaspartate O-methyltransferase family protein: MSNHNARINMVKQQLRTGDVLNESILDLYDLIPRHEFVPELYTHFAYSDMQIPLAHDQKMLTPLEEGTILQALELQGTETVLEVGTGTGFLTAMLSKLCKHVISIDYFADFTSNAARKLQAYQCDNIELITGDACRGWLEKAPYDVIVFTGSLPKLTKTHKLQLLPGGKLFAIEGKAPIMKGNLYSLDHNDNWQTSLLFETDIPPLLDNLRPKEFVF, encoded by the coding sequence ATGAGCAATCACAATGCACGTATTAACATGGTCAAACAACAGTTAAGGACTGGCGATGTTTTAAATGAATCTATCCTGGATTTATATGATCTAATTCCTCGTCACGAATTTGTACCAGAACTGTATACTCATTTTGCCTATTCTGACATGCAAATTCCTTTGGCTCATGACCAAAAGATGTTAACTCCTCTTGAGGAAGGAACCATATTACAAGCCCTGGAACTTCAGGGAACGGAAACTGTTCTAGAAGTAGGAACAGGTACAGGCTTTCTCACTGCGATGCTCAGTAAATTATGTAAACACGTAATCAGTATTGATTATTTTGCTGATTTCACATCTAATGCTGCGCGTAAATTACAAGCATATCAGTGTGATAATATTGAGCTAATCACCGGCGATGCATGTCGCGGATGGTTAGAAAAGGCACCTTATGATGTTATAGTGTTTACCGGCTCGTTACCAAAGCTAACCAAAACACACAAACTTCAGTTGTTACCTGGTGGGAAATTATTCGCCATAGAAGGCAAAGCACCTATAATGAAAGGGAATTTATACAGTTTGGATCATAATGATAATTGGCAAACATCATTGCTTTTTGAAACTGACATTCCCCCACTTTTGGATAACTTAAGGCCAAAAGAATTTGTATTCTAG
- a CDS encoding Gfo/Idh/MocA family protein: protein MTLGKEVNWGILGTSFISEVMAKAIHTSETGQLIAVGSRSLASAQRFAHEFTIPKAYDDFQSLLDDRDIDVVYIGLPNHLHKEWIIRAARAGKHILCEKPLVLNAAEAREVMAVIEETQVFCMEALMYRCHPLTAQLCEIIQSGILGTIRLYTATYTANIAQVANPIAGGSIRNLGCYPISLIRLLARAEPVEIIATGRCDIKKQTDNQASALLKFADDAMAVVSTADDWEMSWQFDVYGTDGSLKVLTNPWLPDNENKYLIQSYTENNAKETTITADQPLYSYQIDVVNNQILNRSSNENLGISLTDSLGNLIVLETWLNQVKGEGVLWPNRRYCGV from the coding sequence ATGACTTTAGGGAAGGAAGTTAATTGGGGTATTTTAGGCACTAGCTTTATTTCAGAAGTAATGGCAAAGGCAATTCATACTTCTGAAACAGGTCAATTAATTGCTGTTGGCAGTCGTTCTCTGGCTTCCGCCCAACGATTTGCGCATGAATTTACAATTCCAAAAGCATACGATGATTTTCAATCACTTCTTGATGATCGAGACATTGATGTGGTGTATATAGGATTACCCAATCATTTGCATAAAGAATGGATTATTCGTGCCGCCCGGGCTGGCAAGCACATACTGTGTGAAAAACCGTTGGTACTCAATGCAGCAGAGGCACGCGAAGTGATGGCTGTAATTGAAGAAACACAAGTTTTTTGTATGGAAGCATTGATGTATCGCTGTCATCCATTGACTGCACAATTATGTGAAATAATTCAAAGTGGCATTTTAGGCACAATAAGATTATATACTGCGACTTATACGGCAAATATTGCTCAGGTAGCGAATCCCATAGCCGGTGGCAGTATTCGCAATTTAGGGTGCTATCCCATATCACTTATTCGCTTGCTTGCACGGGCAGAGCCTGTAGAAATTATTGCAACAGGACGATGCGATATAAAAAAGCAAACTGATAATCAGGCAAGCGCTCTATTAAAATTTGCAGATGATGCTATGGCCGTTGTCTCAACTGCTGATGATTGGGAAATGTCTTGGCAGTTTGATGTGTATGGTACCGATGGCAGTTTAAAAGTCTTAACTAATCCCTGGCTTCCTGATAATGAGAACAAATATCTCATTCAATCCTATACTGAGAACAATGCTAAAGAAACCACAATTACAGCGGACCAACCGCTTTATAGTTATCAAATTGATGTAGTCAATAACCAAATTCTTAATCGAAGCTCCAATGAAAACTTGGGGATCTCGTTAACAGACAGCTTAGGAAATCTAATTGTCTTGGAAACATGGTTGAATCAGGTTAAGGGAGAGGGTGTCCTTTGGCCCAACCGACGTTACTGCGGCGTATAA
- the hutG gene encoding formimidoylglutamase, giving the protein MFPHLANYQPANPSLWQGRKDTLNAERFHQKIAFINHPDELMSQEKKTIFLGFASDAGVTRNLGRPGAKLGPDQIKTQLAKLPCPMDGPFVDLGTVFCDGDNLESAQNQFAELIGLCHHRGHKTIALGGGHEIAWAHYQGLASHYSKLGIINFDAHFDLRPYKKGDLGTSGTPFSQIAEYCKERHLPFDYCCIGVQKFGNTPTLFQRANELNVSYLFAEELFEKSQAWQMAFLDEFMLNLDHIYLTICLDVLAECFAPGVSAPQAMGLFPWQIIPLLKYIIQSGKVVSFDIAELSPPLDEGQKTARLAALIIAELLDTI; this is encoded by the coding sequence ATGTTTCCTCATCTTGCAAATTATCAACCAGCTAATCCTTCACTATGGCAAGGTCGGAAAGACACTTTAAATGCGGAGCGTTTTCATCAAAAAATTGCTTTTATCAATCATCCCGATGAGCTGATGTCACAAGAGAAAAAGACTATTTTTCTTGGTTTTGCTAGTGATGCTGGTGTAACACGTAACTTAGGAAGACCTGGAGCCAAACTAGGTCCGGATCAAATTAAAACACAATTGGCTAAGTTACCCTGTCCTATGGATGGGCCTTTTGTCGATCTAGGCACTGTCTTTTGCGATGGCGATAATCTAGAGTCGGCACAAAATCAATTTGCCGAATTAATAGGATTGTGTCATCACCGGGGGCATAAAACCATTGCCTTGGGAGGTGGACATGAAATCGCTTGGGCTCACTATCAGGGTTTGGCTTCCCATTATTCCAAATTAGGGATTATTAATTTTGATGCACATTTTGATTTACGTCCTTATAAGAAAGGGGATCTAGGAACCTCAGGAACTCCTTTCTCACAAATTGCTGAATACTGTAAAGAACGTCATTTACCCTTTGATTATTGCTGTATAGGTGTTCAAAAATTTGGTAACACCCCGACTCTCTTTCAAAGAGCGAATGAATTAAATGTCAGTTATCTTTTTGCCGAAGAACTCTTTGAAAAAAGTCAGGCCTGGCAAATGGCTTTTCTTGATGAGTTCATGCTGAATCTGGATCACATCTATCTGACCATCTGTCTTGATGTCTTAGCAGAATGCTTCGCACCCGGAGTAAGCGCGCCACAAGCCATGGGTCTTTTTCCTTGGCAAATCATACCCTTATTGAAATACATTATACAAAGTGGCAAAGTAGTAAGTTTTGACATTGCAGAGCTATCGCCACCACTAGACGAGGGGCAAAAAACTGCTAGACTAGCAGCTCTTATTATCGCAGAATTGCTAGATACTATTTAA
- the ettA gene encoding energy-dependent translational throttle protein EttA → MAQYIFTMNRVSKIVENQRFILKDISLSFYPGAKIGVLGLNGSGKSTLLRIMAGVDTQFEGEARPQPGIKIGYLAQEPILDQEKTVREIVEEGVAEMKDKLARFDAISMKFAEPMSDDEMNSLLADQGELQNEIEAGGGWDLDRKLEIAADALRLPEWDAIVGKLSGGEKRRVALCRLLLSNPDMLLLDEPTNHLDAESVAWLEHYLEGFPGTVVAITHDRYFLDNAAEWILELDRGEGIPYKGNYTSWLEQKEARLEMEKKQEDAHQRSIKAELEWVRTSPKGRHAKNKARLARFEELNSKEFQKRNETSEIYIPPGERLGDLVLEGEKICKSFGDRILIDNLDFKLPKGGVLGIIGPNGAGKSTFLKMITGQEAPDSGAIRIGETVKLAYVDQMRDDLNGNNSVWQEISDGHDIMQVGSFQIPSRAYVGRFNFKGTDQQKKMSQLSGGERNRVHLAKLLKSGCNVLLLDEPSNDLDVETLRALEDAVLNFPGCAIVVSHDRWFLDRICTHLMAFEGDSQITFFEGNYSDYEEDRKRRLGDDATKPSRIKYRRLKD, encoded by the coding sequence ATGGCACAGTATATTTTCACCATGAATCGGGTGAGCAAAATCGTTGAAAACCAGCGATTTATTTTAAAAGATATTTCATTAAGTTTTTATCCAGGAGCTAAAATTGGTGTCTTGGGGTTAAATGGATCGGGTAAATCAACACTGCTCCGTATCATGGCTGGTGTTGATACGCAATTTGAAGGTGAAGCAAGACCACAACCAGGCATTAAAATTGGTTACCTTGCGCAAGAACCTATATTGGATCAAGAGAAAACCGTACGCGAAATAGTTGAAGAAGGCGTGGCGGAAATGAAGGATAAATTAGCCCGTTTTGATGCAATCAGCATGAAATTTGCAGAACCAATGAGTGATGATGAGATGAACTCCTTATTGGCAGATCAGGGTGAATTGCAAAATGAGATTGAAGCTGGTGGCGGCTGGGACTTGGATAGAAAATTAGAAATTGCAGCCGATGCCTTAAGATTACCAGAATGGGATGCTATTGTAGGGAAGTTGTCTGGGGGAGAAAAGCGTCGGGTTGCTTTATGTCGATTATTATTATCCAACCCAGATATGTTATTACTTGATGAGCCTACCAACCACTTGGATGCGGAAAGTGTTGCTTGGCTAGAACATTATCTGGAAGGCTTCCCAGGAACAGTTGTGGCCATTACCCATGATAGATATTTCTTGGATAATGCAGCGGAATGGATTTTGGAATTAGATAGAGGCGAGGGAATTCCTTACAAAGGTAATTATACTTCTTGGCTGGAGCAGAAAGAAGCGCGACTAGAGATGGAGAAAAAACAAGAAGATGCTCACCAACGCTCTATTAAAGCAGAGTTGGAGTGGGTTCGTACATCTCCCAAAGGCCGACACGCTAAGAACAAAGCTCGATTAGCACGTTTTGAAGAGTTAAATTCAAAAGAATTCCAAAAACGCAATGAAACCAGTGAGATTTATATTCCACCAGGCGAGCGTTTGGGCGATTTAGTATTGGAAGGGGAAAAGATTTGTAAATCCTTTGGTGATCGCATTTTAATCGATAACTTAGATTTTAAATTACCCAAAGGTGGTGTCTTAGGAATTATTGGCCCTAACGGTGCGGGTAAATCAACTTTCTTGAAAATGATTACCGGCCAAGAAGCACCTGATAGTGGCGCCATTCGTATTGGTGAGACAGTAAAACTGGCCTATGTAGATCAGATGCGTGATGACTTAAATGGCAACAACTCCGTCTGGCAAGAGATTTCAGACGGTCATGACATCATGCAAGTGGGAAGTTTCCAAATACCCTCACGTGCTTATGTTGGACGATTTAATTTTAAAGGTACCGATCAACAAAAGAAAATGTCACAGCTTTCTGGAGGGGAGCGTAACCGCGTTCATTTGGCAAAATTATTGAAAAGCGGTTGTAATGTTTTATTACTTGACGAACCCAGTAACGATTTGGACGTAGAAACCTTACGTGCATTGGAAGATGCTGTTCTTAATTTCCCAGGATGTGCCATTGTGGTGTCGCATGATAGATGGTTTTTAGATCGCATTTGTACTCATTTGATGGCTTTTGAAGGGGATTCACAAATTACTTTCTTTGAAGGCAATTACAGTGATTATGAAGAGGATAGAAAACGTCGATTAGGTGATGATGCTACTAAACCATCGCGGATTAAGTATAGACGACTAAAGGACTAG
- a CDS encoding OmpP1/FadL family transporter, with the protein MRALPTAVFCLLAINAHANVIQYFAGLSYSNPSGLFKVKKDLFVIGSTNSYADLGFTGSVLNFNTLQYGSGVNHSKTFTPMPYGRLAKRLNEKTVVGLDVTEPFNSNLNSGTDRFTRYANTQNYLTDVDVSPKMSYALTKKLQIGGGVNFNFLANNEVNFALPIGQSAYANLVNPTSSFGVGFNVGATYFINQTNFLGFTYYSRIKQNTTGISTLGPFINPSLALSFYMPTTMVANYVHIFNPEWLANFTVYHSQWSANQFVRLYNTASPPPMSNFSFKMGFGNSFAYLGALRKQVTKEMGLTLVGMRDNGPERSDLRTITFPSFTQYFIGLQGDYHFNKSTSIELLYGHVFSTPSIQNHVTVNNNVIPFTTGKVNINVDVVDIQLKVEG; encoded by the coding sequence ATGCGCGCATTACCCACTGCTGTTTTCTGCTTGTTGGCTATCAATGCCCATGCAAACGTTATTCAATACTTTGCAGGATTAAGTTATAGCAATCCTTCAGGCTTGTTTAAAGTAAAAAAAGATTTATTCGTTATCGGTTCTACAAATAGTTATGCTGATCTAGGTTTTACTGGAAGTGTTCTTAATTTTAATACCTTGCAATATGGTTCCGGTGTAAATCATTCAAAAACATTCACCCCAATGCCTTATGGACGATTAGCAAAACGGTTAAATGAAAAAACAGTTGTTGGTCTTGATGTAACCGAGCCCTTTAACTCCAATTTGAATTCGGGCACAGATCGCTTTACTCGCTATGCCAATACTCAAAACTATCTTACTGATGTCGATGTCAGTCCTAAAATGTCTTATGCTTTAACCAAAAAGTTGCAAATTGGCGGAGGAGTAAACTTTAATTTTCTAGCCAATAATGAGGTGAATTTTGCTTTGCCAATAGGTCAATCAGCCTATGCTAACTTGGTTAATCCAACATCAAGCTTTGGTGTAGGATTTAATGTGGGAGCAACTTATTTTATAAACCAAACTAACTTTTTAGGCTTCACCTATTATTCTAGAATTAAGCAGAATACTACGGGAATAAGTACCCTCGGGCCTTTTATTAATCCTAGTCTCGCTCTTAGTTTCTATATGCCAACTACTATGGTTGCAAACTACGTTCATATTTTTAATCCCGAATGGCTCGCTAATTTTACAGTATATCACTCTCAGTGGAGCGCTAATCAATTTGTCCGCCTCTATAATACGGCATCGCCACCACCAATGAGTAATTTTTCTTTTAAAATGGGCTTTGGCAACTCGTTTGCTTATCTTGGTGCATTACGCAAGCAAGTCACCAAAGAAATGGGATTAACATTAGTTGGTATGAGAGATAATGGACCGGAAAGAAGTGATCTGAGAACAATCACTTTTCCGTCTTTTACACAGTACTTTATTGGCCTACAAGGGGATTATCATTTTAATAAGAGTACATCCATAGAGCTCTTATATGGGCATGTATTCTCAACTCCCAGTATTCAAAACCATGTGACTGTAAATAACAATGTAATTCCCTTTACCACAGGTAAAGTGAATATTAATGTTGATGTAGTTGATATACAACTAAAGGTTGAGGGTTAA